The Thermasporomyces composti region CCTCCCGCGCCGGACGAGTCGTAGGCGCGGACGACGACGTGCTCGGGACCGTCCTCGGCCCGCTTGAGCACGGTGGGGATGATCGGGCCGTCCTCGACGTGGGCGAACGAGCGTGCGGAGGGCAGCGTCCCGGCGTGGAAGGACTCGTACGTCGCCGTCGGAGGCTGGGCGAGCTCGGCGGCGAGCCGAGGCACACCCGCCGCGCACCAGTCCCCGTCATGCGGGACCAGGAGGTAGCGGAACGTCTGACGGCCCTGGTCTTGGTAGCTGTAGGGCTCGTCGGGGTCGAGGCGTCGCGGCTCGTGCCAGGCGTAGACCGGGCTCCGCACGGCGGTGATGCCGATGTCGGGGCCGCTCACGTCGTACGCCGCCTTCGCGTCGTTGAGGACGGCCAGACTCGCCCGACGCCCGTCGGGCAGCTCACCCGTCACGTTCACCCACGACTGCCCGGGCTCCTCCGCTCCGTCGGTGGGCCGCTCCAGGTGGCCGTACGGGATCTCGTAGGTCGCGACGGGGTTCCGCAGCGCCGTGGGGAACCTCAGCTTGAGCAGCTTGAGCCGCTCGTGCCAGTCGAGGGTCACCCGCACCTCGAGGTGTCGCGCTTCCGCGCCCAGGATCAGCTCCTCGACCAAGGTGGAGGTGCCGTACCCGCTCTCGATCCGCACGACGGTGCGGACGGGGCCCTGCTCGACGATCCGCGCCGACTGACACTTGAACGGCGTCCCCGGGCCGGCGTAGGAGACGACGCGGTGCCCCCACGTGTCGGTCGGGTCATCGGCGACGACCGTGTGCGGGCGGTCGACGCCGGCGAGCAGGTCCGCGCCGCTCCCCTTGTCGAGCAGGCTGCGCAGCCAGCCCGTGGTCGGGTCGACCTCGACTCGGAGGTGGGCGTTCTCGATCACGACGCGCTCGCCGGGCGTCCCCCCGGCGGGCCGTCCTGCGCCGGTCACGGCCGGGGTGAGCCCCTCGGCCGGCAGCAGCCAGTACAGGCGGTAGCCGAGGGGCGGCAGCTCGACCGGGAAGACCAACCGGCGGGGGTTCGACGTGGTGGCGAGCGGCCGGGTGCGCTGCACCGGGACCGCCTGGCCGGTGTCGTCCTCCACCCGGTCCAGGTTGACGCTGAGGCCGAACTCGCACTCGACGTCCGCGCGCACCGGCCACGGGTGCGGGTTCCAGACCAGGACGGGCTGGGCGCCCTCGCGGAGCGGGATGTCGACGTCCCGCGCGATGCTCTGCAGGGCGAGGTTGACAACGCGCCGCGCGATCGCGCGCGCCTCGCCGAGCTCGTCCCGCGCGTCCTCGTACGCGGGCTCGATCGAGGTACCCGGCAGGATGTCGTGGAACTGGTTGAAGAGGACGAGCTTCCACGCGTGGGTGAGCTCCTCGTCCGGATACCGCGTGCCGGCCACGTGGGAGGCGACGAGCGCCCACTTCTCCGCCTCCAGGAGCGCGTGCTCCGCGCTGCGCATCCACGCCTTGATGCCGGAGTGCGCGGCATAGCAGCCGGCGGCGTGGTGCTGCAGCTCACCCTTCCACACCGGCAGGTCGACGCCGGACGCGCGCACCGCGTCGACGTACGCCGGCGGGCTGGAGAGCACGAGCTCGCCGTACGTGCCCAGCTCGTCGAGCCGGTGAATGCTGTCGATGTTGGCCTTCGTGGGCCCGCCACCATGGTTGCCGACGCCGTAGAAGACCATCGCCTCGGTCAGGCCCGGTGGCAGCTGGGCCACCGCCTTGTCGATGTGGTAGCCGATGTCGGCGCCTGGGCTGCAGTACTCGTGCGGGATGCGGTAGGCGAGCACGCGCGAGCCGTCCGGGCCTTCCCACCAGAACGGGTTGCCCGGCAAGGTCGCCTCGTGCGGACCCGGCCGCAGGAAGCCGTACGCCTCCAGGCCCTGCTTGCGCAGGATCTGCGGGAGGTTGGCGTGGTGGCCGAACGGGTCGGCGTTGAGGCCGACGGTGGCCTTCCGGCCGAACTTCTCCGCCAGGTAGCGCTGGCCGTACAAGCCCTGGCGGCAGAAGGACTCACCCGTCGGCAGGTTGCAGTCCGGCTCCACCCACCAGCCGCCGACATTGACCCACCGACCTTCGGCCACTCGCCTGCGGATCTCCTCGAAGAGCGCGGGGTCGGTCTGCTCGACCCACGCCAGCAACGCCACCTGGTCACAGGTGAAGACGAAGTCGGGGTACTCCTCCATCCGGTGGATCGCCGACCAGAAGGTCGCCCTCGCCTCCGCGAGGCCTTCCGGCCACCGCCACAGCCACACCGGGTCGATGTGCGCGTTGCCCACCATGTGGAGGGTCCGTCGCGGTGCGGCCTGAGGCCTCGACATCGGCCACTCCCTCCCGCTGCTCGCCGGCCCGCTTCTCGCGTCCTCTCGCTCCCGCCATCCCGGTCAGGAGCAGCATGGGATCGTTTCCATAACCGTAGGAACCGTAGGGCCGGCGCGAAGCGGCGTCAACGCCGGCCCCGTCCGCGAGCCAGCGTGACGCTGCGTCAGAACCCACGAACAGACCGCGACATCGCTGTGGACGCGTCAGGTCGGACGGGTCTGACGGGTGCGCCGAGCCGGACGCGCGGTCGAGCCGCGCATGATGAGCGGGCAGTCCAGTCGAGTGGTGCGCGGACGCCCGGGCTTGGCGATGCGCGACAGCAACACCGTCGCGGCCCGCGCACCGAGCTCGGCCGCCGGCTGCCCCGCTGTCGTGATGCCTGGCTCCACCATGCTCATCCACGGCGAGTCGTCGAACGCGACGAACGACAGGTCCTCGGGGATCCGCAGACCGAGCGCCTTGGCCTGCCGCCAGACCGCCGCGGCGACGAGGTTGTTGGCGGCGAAGACCGCGGTCGGCCGACGGCGGCTGGACAGCAGCGCCGCGACCTCCTTCTCGATACGCGCCTGGTCGAACCCACAGCACAGGATCGCCTCGTCACCCACCGGTCGACCGGCTTGGACGAGCGCCTGCCGGTATCCCTTGGCCCGACCGGCACTCGACGTCCAGTCGATCTCGTCGACGACCATCGTGATGCGCCGGTGGCCGAGCTCGAGCAGGTGACGCGTGAGCTCGCGGGCCGCCGTGACGTTGTCGACCAGCACCGCGTCGCACTCGCCACGGCAGAACTGCCGGTCGATCTCGACGACGGGCACACCGTGTCGGAGGACGAACTGGCTCGCCGCCTTGGACACCGGTGTGAGCAGCACGCCCGCCACGCGCATCGCGAGGAAGGTCCGCGCCGCGGCCATCTCCTCCACGTCGCTGCCCGCGTCGTCCACGAGCACGATCGTGTATCCCTCCTGGCGGAGCACACCGCCCGCGCCGGCGGCGACCTCGGCGTAGAAGGGGTTCCGCAAGTCGGACACGAGGAGCCCGACGGTCGCCGTGCGACGTGCCTTGAGCCCGCGGGCGTTCGCGTCGGGCACGTACCCCAGCTCTTCCGCCGCCTTCCGGACGCGCTCCTTCACCTCGGGTGCCGCGTAGCCCCGCCCGGTGAGGGCACGGGACGCTGTCGAGCGGGAGACACCAGCGCGGAGCGCGACGTCGAACAAGGTCGCGCGAGCGGGGACCGGACCACGCTCCGACTGCTGGGGAGCGTCCGAGACCTGATCCGCCTGGGCCAAACAGCACCTCCATCTGCGCGCCGCGACCGGCGCGGCCGTCGAACGCGTCGGGAAGACCGCCGCGCGGAGTGTCGTACGGAACGTAGTCAGCGAGCTCTGGGAGCGTCAACACACCTGCCGTCACGGTGCCAGCACGCTCGACGACAGCACCTGGGCCCGAGGACGGTGCTTCTCGGTGGGTCCGTCGGTGGGCCCGTCGGTGGGGAGGTGAGCGGTGCCGTCGCCGGATCGGAAAGCACCCGGCGTGACGCCCCAGTGGCGCCGGAACACGGTGGTGAAGTGGCGCACGTCGGGATACCCACAGGAGCGGGCCACCTCCGCGATGGAGACCGGACCAGCCTTCGCCGCGCGGGCCAGCAGGCGCTGAGCGGCGATCTCGAGCCGCAACCGGACGAGAAACGCGTGGATCGTCGTCCCCGTGAAGACGCGGAACAGCCGGCTCGCGTGGCGCTCGCTCACGTGCACCTGGGCCGCCACGTCCCGGACCCGGACCGGCCGGTCGTAGTTGTCTCGCAGGTAGCGGACCATGGTCCGAACCATCTGCTCGTCGCGGGTCGGTGCCTCGGGCGCGGGTTCCGGTGTCAGGTTCTGGTCATCCACGACCGCGCGAGCGGTCTCGACGACCAACAACCCAGCGAGGTTGCGGACCACGTCCCCGACGCCGGGGCCGGGGTTCGCCGCCTCCGCGCACAGCAGCTCCAGGATGGCGGGAACCTGGCCGGACCGCCGGGACAGCACCGGGGCCGCTGGCTCCGCGAAGGCGGCGAGCAACGCGCGCCCGTGGTCGTGGTCCGACGAGCCGGATCGCGCCGCCGCCCTCACCGGGATGAGCGTGTAGGACCAGAAGTGGATGCCGAGCGGGTCGTCGTCGCTCGAGACGATCTCGTGGACGTCGCCTGGTCGCGCCACGAACACAGCGCCCGCCTCGACCGGGTACTCCCTCGCCCCGGTGCGGAACACGCCCCGCCCGGCGTACGCGTAGCAGATCTCGTAGAACGAGTGCGTGTGCAGGTAGTTCCGCCAGGGCGAGGGCTCGTAGAAGCCCCACGAGAGGAACTCCGCCTGGTGGCCGCCGACCTCCACCGCGACGCGCACGGCGTTGAGGCGCTCGATCGCCCTCCCCCCGCGGGCCAGGCTGGTGTGCTCCCGGGCCTGGTGACCCGGGAACACACCACGCGACGGTGAAGCGGTCACGCTGTCGTGGATCCCCGCGCGGTCGGGTCGATGCCGCGGAGCATCATGCCCTGGCCCAGCGACTCGGTGTGGACGTTCTTCGTCGGCGGGTCGGTGGGGTCGCGGAACTGCACGAGCAGCGTGGTCCGCGCCTCCGACGTGCGGTTGACGCCCGAGCCGTGGACGAGGAGGTAGCTGAAGAACAGCACGTCGCCGGCCTCCGCCTCACACGGCACCGACTCCTCGAGCGGCCACTCGCTGAAGGGCAGGTGCCAACCGCCCTCCTCCCGGTGCGGCAGCGGCCCCTTCGTGTGGCTCCCCGGCACGACCCGGACACAGCCCTTCTCCACCGGGGCGTCGTCGAAATGGAAGATCGCCGCCCCCACCGAGTGCTTGGCGTGCGGGAAGAACGGATAGTCCTGGTGCATCGGGAACGGCGAACCCTTCTCCGGCGGCTTGATGAACATCTTCGTGTGGTGGAGCTGGACGTTCGGCGTCCCCATGACCGCCGCGGCCACGTCGGTGAACCGCGGGTCGACGATGAGCCGGGCGAACGCGCCCGCGTAGAACTGGACGTCGTGGCAATGCCGCAGCTGCGTCGGGCTCCCCATGGTCAGCTCTCGAGCGCTGCCCCAGGTGGGATCGACGTCTCGATTGAGCCGCTCGATGAGCGCGTGGCACTCCTCTCGATAGGCCTTCGCCTCGTCCTTGCCGAGCAGTCCCTTGACGAGCACGTAGCCGTTCTCGGCGTAGGCCTTCGCGTACTCGGCGAGCCGCGCGTCGTCGACCATGGTTCCTCCCGCAGGTGACAGGGATGGGCACCGACGTGCTCGACGGTAGGCCGGACCGCGCACGTGGTCGCGGGCTGGAACAGACATCCTTGTTGACGAAACGGACACGGGCCCGGCCCCGTGCCGATGTCGGACAACCCAGAAGGGAACGCCCGCGCCCATGAGTCGGCTGGTCTTCGTCGGTTCGGTCAACGTCGACACGATCACGGTCGTGCCGCACGTCCCGGCCCCGGACGAGCGTCTGGTGGCCGAGACGATCGTGTCCGGCTACGGCGGGAACTCCGCGACAGCCGCCGTCGCGGCCGCGCGCCTCGGCGGCGACGTCGCGTTCATCGGACCGATCGCGGACGACGAGCAGGGCGAGCGGGTTCGAGCGGACCTCGAGCGCGAGGGTGTCGACACCTCCGGCGTCATCCCCGTCCCGGCCGGCGAGGGTGGCGCCAGCGTCATCCTGGTCGACCGGTCCACGAGAACCCGAGCGATCTGCACCCGACCGATGCCACCGTTCGAGCTGACGCCCCGAGCGCGTGAGCTGGTCGCGAACGCCGCGTGGGTTCACGTCGACCACCTCGGCTGGTCGCCCGTGCGAGGGCTGGACACCACGCCCCGGTTGTCCGTGGACGCCGGCAACCCCATACCGGACTTCACACCCCGCGATGTCGACCTCTACGTCCCCACGACCGCCTCGCTCCAGCGCGCCTATGGGGACCTGCCCATCGCGGCGCTCCTCGACCGCGCGTTGGCGGACGGAGCCCGCGTCGTCGTGGCCACCGACGGCGCCGCCGGGGCCTACGCCGCCGAGGCACGAGGGCGACACGTCCACGTGCCCGGCTTCGAGGTCGAGGTGGTGAGCACGCTCGGAGCCGGCGACGTCTTCCACGGCGCGCTGCTCGTCGCCGTCGACCGCGGGCTGCCGCTCGCGGAAGCGGTCCGCTACGCGAACGCGGCGGCCGCCCTGTCCTGTCGCGCCATCGACGGACGGTCGGGGATCCCCACGCGGACCGAGCTGGAGGAATGGCTCGCCGCCCGGTCCTAGGCAGGTGACCGATATCGGCTCGACCTCCTGACCCTCGCCCGAGCCGGACCTATGGTCGCGAACAGGGTCGCTCGCGCCACGGCCAGCCGGGAGGAGGTCCGCCATGGCCATCGAGACCGCAGCGGCCGACCCGTACCGGCTCACGACCGAGGGGATCAGGGAGCCGCCGAAAGGCTGGGGAGCGAGCCTTCGCTACCTCGGCCCCGGGCTCATCGTGAGCGCCTCGATCGTCGGGTCCGGCGAGCTGATCGCGACGACGGCTCTCGGCGCCGAGGCGGGTTTCGCGCTGCTGTGGATGGTCATCCTGTCGACGACCGTCAAGGTCGCCGTCCAGGTCGAGCTGGCACGCTGGACGATCTCCACCGGCCAACCCGCGCTCACCGGCTACGACAAGGTGCCGCCCCGCTTCGGCCGGATCGGCTGGGTCAACGCCTTGTGGATCGTCCTGGCGCTGTCGAAGATCCTCCAGCTCGGCGGCGTCATCGGCGGGGTCGCGGCCGCCCTCAGCTTGCTGTTCCCCTTCGGCGAGCCGCTTGGCAAGACGTCCTTGACGATCTGGACGATCGCCCTGATCGCCGGCAGCATCGCGCTGCTGTACTCCAACCGCTACAGCCTCATCGAGCGCGGCGCGTTCGTCCTGGTCGCGATCTTCTCCGTCCTCACCGTCGCGATCGCGTTCGGGCTGCCCTTCACGCCGTTCGCCTACAACAGCGAGGACATCCTCAACGGGCTCGCGCTACGGATCCCCGCCGGCGCGGTGGGCGCGGCGGTGGCGATGTTCGGCATCACCGGAGTCGGCGCCGACGAGATCACCTTCTACACCTACTGGTGTCTCGAGAAGGGCTACGCGCGGTGGACCGGCCCGCCGGACGGCTCGGACGCCTGGGTTCGCCGCGCCAAGGGGTGGATCCGGGTGATGTACAAGGACGCGTTCGTCTCCTGGGTGATCTACACGTTCGCGACCCTGGCGTTCTTCATCATGGGCGCCGCCGTCCTGCACCCGCAGGGCCTCCAGCCCGAGGGCAACGAGATGTTGACAGCCCTCTCCCGCATGTACACCGACACCCTCGGCGAGTGGGCGACGATCTCCTTCCTCATCGGCGCCATCGCCGTCCTGGGCTCGACGCTGTGGGCGTCGATCCCGAGCTGGTCGCGGATGCACGTCAACGTGCTCGGCACCCTGCGCCTCGTCGACTGGGACAACCAGGCAAGCCGACAACGCTGGACCCGGTTCTTCACCGTCGTGCTGCCCATCGTCTGGGGCTTGGCGTACCTCGTCATCGGCTCCCCGGTGATCATGGTGCAGGTCGGTGGCGTGATGACCGGGATCTTCCTCCTCGCCGTCGTCGTGGCCGTGTGGTACCTGCGGCGGACCGAGGTCGACCCCAGGATCTACGGCGGACGCGCCTTCCACAGCCTGCTCGTCATCAGCAGCGTGGCCATCATCCTGGTCGCTGTGTACTCGGTCCTCGGCGCCTTCGGGATCACCATCGAGTGAGCTCGTGGGGCGACGCGACGGACCTCGAGCCGGGGGTGTTCGGTCTGGACGTCGGTCTGTTGGAGACCGCCGGATCGGTGGTAGCCTCCCGGCCATGCGCAGGTCGAACACCCAGTGGTGGCGCCGCCCGTAGGGCGGCCGCTCGGTCTGCGCACCCCGATCGACGAAGCGACCGCCCGCACCGGCGGTCTCTTCGTCCTACGACCGGAGCGCTCCGGCGGTGCGGGCCCGACTCGAAAGGCCGACCGCCGTGGACGACACGCTCCGCTACCTCACCGCCGGCGGGATCACCGTGACGCGGACCGCCGCCCCGGTCGATCCGACGACCCTCGACCAGCTCGCGGCCAGGCTCGACAGCCGGCGCGGTGGTGTCTTGAGCTCAGGCGTGGACTATCCGGGCCGCTACAGCCGCTGGCACCTGGGGTACGTCGACCCACCGCTGGAGCTCGTCGCCTACGGCCGCCGACTGCGCGCGCGGGCGCTGAACGAGCGGGGCACCGTGCTGCTGCGAGCCGTCGAAGCGGCGCTGGCGACCGTCGGCGAGCTCCTCGAACGGGAGACGACCACCCTCACGATCGACATCCCGCCCTCCGACCAGCTGTTCACCGAGGAGGAGCGGCACCGCCAGCCCACCGTCTTCACCGCCCTCCGCGCGATTGTCGCGGCGTTCGCCAGCCCAGAGGACCCGCACCTCGGGCTGTACGGCGCCTACGGGTACGACCTGGCGACGCAGTTCGAGCCGCTGCGGCTCCGCCACGACCGAACGACGGCCCCGCACCGCGACCTGGTCCTCCACCTGCCCGACGAGATCCTCGTCATCGACCGGAAGCGGGAGACGAGCCTCCGCTACTCCTACGACTTCGAGATCGGGGGAGAGAGCACCCACGGTTCGCCACGAGTAACCCCACCGACGCCTCGGCATCCAGCCCAGGTCAGCCCGCCCGCGCCTCCACCGCCGGGCCGCTTCGCCGCGATCGTCGAGAAGGCCAAGGAGCACTTCCGGCGAGGCGACCTGTTCGAGGTGACACCCAGCCACGCGCTCCACGTCTCGTGCGACTCGCCCGCCGCGTTCTTCGCACGGCTGCGCAGTCGCAACCCCGCGCCGTACGAGTTCTTCTTCAACCTCGGGGACGGCGAGTACCTCGTCGGGGCTTCGCCCGAGATGTACGTGCGAGTGACCGGAGACCGGGTGGAGACCTGCCCGATCGCCGGCACCATCCGGCGCGGGAAGGACGCCCTCGACGACGAGCGGCAGATCCGCGCCCTGCTCAACTCCGTCAAGGACGAGTCCGAGCTGACCATGTGCACCGACGTCGACCGCAACGACAAGGCGCGGGTCTGCGTCCCGGGCAGCGTGCGCGTGATCGGCCGACGCCAGATCGAGCTCTACAGCCGGCTGATCCACACCGTCGACCACATCGAGGGGCGCTTGCGGCCCGGCCTCGACGCGTTCGACGCCTTCCTCACCCACATGTGGGCCGTCACGGTGACCGGCGCGCCCAAGCAGTGGGCGATGCAGTTCATCGAGGACCACGAGGACGCGCCCCGCCGCTGGTACGGCGCCGCTGTCGGCTTCGCCGGCTTCGACGGGTCGATGAACACCGGTCTCACCTTGCGAGCGGCGCACATCGAGAACGGCGTCGCCACGATCCGGGTGGGAGCCACCCTCTTGTACGACTCCGACCCCGAGGCGGAGGAACGCGAGACCTACCTCAAGGCGCGCGCCCTGCTGGAGACCCTGACCGAGCCGACGGACACCCACCAAGCTCCCCAGAACAGGACGAGCGACGGGAGCACCCGCCCAGCCGGACGTCGCGTGCTCCTCGTCGACCACCAGGACTCCTTCGTCCTCACGCTCGGCGACTACTTCCGGCAGCACGGTGCCGAGGTCACGACCTTGCGCTACGGCTTCCCCGAGCGGCTGCTCGACGAGCTGGCGCCGGACCTGGTGGTGCTCTCGCCCGGACCCGGCCGCCCCGAGGACTTCGCCTGTGCCCGCCTCCTGGCGGCGATCGAGGAGCGCGGCCTGCCGGCGTTCGGGGTGTGCCTGGGTCTGCAAGCCATGGTGGAGTACGTCGGCGGCCAGCTCGACCTGCTGCCGTACCCGGTCCACGGCAAGCCGGGGTCGGTGCGGGTGCTCGGCGGCCGGCTGCTCACCGGGCTCGGGGAGCAGTTCACCGCCGGGCGCTACCACTCGCTCTACGCCGAGCCGGACCAGGTGAAGGAGTTCGAGGTGACCGCGGTCACCGAGGACCCCAGCGGCGCCACGGTCACCATGGCCATCGAGGACCCCCACCGACGGTGGTGGGCGGTGCAGTTCCACCCGGAGTCCATCCTCACCGCGCACGGCGACTCCGGACACCGGGTGATCGAGAACGTCCTGGCCCTGTGCCGGGGGGACACCCGTGTGCCGTGACGGTGCGTCCCGTTCACGCCGTCCGTCGTGATTCGCGATGGGCCCACGGACGCGACCTCGACCCGCCCCACGGCGCTGGAGACCGGCGTGCAAGGCTCGGCACGTGCCTA contains the following coding sequences:
- a CDS encoding Nramp family divalent metal transporter, whose product is MAIETAAADPYRLTTEGIREPPKGWGASLRYLGPGLIVSASIVGSGELIATTALGAEAGFALLWMVILSTTVKVAVQVELARWTISTGQPALTGYDKVPPRFGRIGWVNALWIVLALSKILQLGGVIGGVAAALSLLFPFGEPLGKTSLTIWTIALIAGSIALLYSNRYSLIERGAFVLVAIFSVLTVAIAFGLPFTPFAYNSEDILNGLALRIPAGAVGAAVAMFGITGVGADEITFYTYWCLEKGYARWTGPPDGSDAWVRRAKGWIRVMYKDAFVSWVIYTFATLAFFIMGAAVLHPQGLQPEGNEMLTALSRMYTDTLGEWATISFLIGAIAVLGSTLWASIPSWSRMHVNVLGTLRLVDWDNQASRQRWTRFFTVVLPIVWGLAYLVIGSPVIMVQVGGVMTGIFLLAVVVAVWYLRRTEVDPRIYGGRAFHSLLVISSVAIILVAVYSVLGAFGITIE
- a CDS encoding AraC family transcriptional regulator, with amino-acid sequence MTASPSRGVFPGHQAREHTSLARGGRAIERLNAVRVAVEVGGHQAEFLSWGFYEPSPWRNYLHTHSFYEICYAYAGRGVFRTGAREYPVEAGAVFVARPGDVHEIVSSDDDPLGIHFWSYTLIPVRAAARSGSSDHDHGRALLAAFAEPAAPVLSRRSGQVPAILELLCAEAANPGPGVGDVVRNLAGLLVVETARAVVDDQNLTPEPAPEAPTRDEQMVRTMVRYLRDNYDRPVRVRDVAAQVHVSERHASRLFRVFTGTTIHAFLVRLRLEIAAQRLLARAAKAGPVSIAEVARSCGYPDVRHFTTVFRRHWGVTPGAFRSGDGTAHLPTDGPTDGPTEKHRPRAQVLSSSVLAP
- a CDS encoding LacI family DNA-binding transcriptional regulator, with the translated sequence MAQADQVSDAPQQSERGPVPARATLFDVALRAGVSRSTASRALTGRGYAAPEVKERVRKAAEELGYVPDANARGLKARRTATVGLLVSDLRNPFYAEVAAGAGGVLRQEGYTIVLVDDAGSDVEEMAAARTFLAMRVAGVLLTPVSKAASQFVLRHGVPVVEIDRQFCRGECDAVLVDNVTAARELTRHLLELGHRRITMVVDEIDWTSSAGRAKGYRQALVQAGRPVGDEAILCCGFDQARIEKEVAALLSSRRRPTAVFAANNLVAAAVWRQAKALGLRIPEDLSFVAFDDSPWMSMVEPGITTAGQPAAELGARAATVLLSRIAKPGRPRTTRLDCPLIMRGSTARPARRTRQTRPT
- a CDS encoding anthranilate synthase component I, which codes for MDDTLRYLTAGGITVTRTAAPVDPTTLDQLAARLDSRRGGVLSSGVDYPGRYSRWHLGYVDPPLELVAYGRRLRARALNERGTVLLRAVEAALATVGELLERETTTLTIDIPPSDQLFTEEERHRQPTVFTALRAIVAAFASPEDPHLGLYGAYGYDLATQFEPLRLRHDRTTAPHRDLVLHLPDEILVIDRKRETSLRYSYDFEIGGESTHGSPRVTPPTPRHPAQVSPPAPPPPGRFAAIVEKAKEHFRRGDLFEVTPSHALHVSCDSPAAFFARLRSRNPAPYEFFFNLGDGEYLVGASPEMYVRVTGDRVETCPIAGTIRRGKDALDDERQIRALLNSVKDESELTMCTDVDRNDKARVCVPGSVRVIGRRQIELYSRLIHTVDHIEGRLRPGLDAFDAFLTHMWAVTVTGAPKQWAMQFIEDHEDAPRRWYGAAVGFAGFDGSMNTGLTLRAAHIENGVATIRVGATLLYDSDPEAEERETYLKARALLETLTEPTDTHQAPQNRTSDGSTRPAGRRVLLVDHQDSFVLTLGDYFRQHGAEVTTLRYGFPERLLDELAPDLVVLSPGPGRPEDFACARLLAAIEERGLPAFGVCLGLQAMVEYVGGQLDLLPYPVHGKPGSVRVLGGRLLTGLGEQFTAGRYHSLYAEPDQVKEFEVTAVTEDPSGATVTMAIEDPHRRWWAVQFHPESILTAHGDSGHRVIENVLALCRGDTRVP
- a CDS encoding phytanoyl-CoA dioxygenase family protein — encoded protein: MVDDARLAEYAKAYAENGYVLVKGLLGKDEAKAYREECHALIERLNRDVDPTWGSARELTMGSPTQLRHCHDVQFYAGAFARLIVDPRFTDVAAAVMGTPNVQLHHTKMFIKPPEKGSPFPMHQDYPFFPHAKHSVGAAIFHFDDAPVEKGCVRVVPGSHTKGPLPHREEGGWHLPFSEWPLEESVPCEAEAGDVLFFSYLLVHGSGVNRTSEARTTLLVQFRDPTDPPTKNVHTESLGQGMMLRGIDPTARGSTTA
- a CDS encoding alpha-mannosidase; protein product: MSRPQAAPRRTLHMVGNAHIDPVWLWRWPEGLAEARATFWSAIHRMEEYPDFVFTCDQVALLAWVEQTDPALFEEIRRRVAEGRWVNVGGWWVEPDCNLPTGESFCRQGLYGQRYLAEKFGRKATVGLNADPFGHHANLPQILRKQGLEAYGFLRPGPHEATLPGNPFWWEGPDGSRVLAYRIPHEYCSPGADIGYHIDKAVAQLPPGLTEAMVFYGVGNHGGGPTKANIDSIHRLDELGTYGELVLSSPPAYVDAVRASGVDLPVWKGELQHHAAGCYAAHSGIKAWMRSAEHALLEAEKWALVASHVAGTRYPDEELTHAWKLVLFNQFHDILPGTSIEPAYEDARDELGEARAIARRVVNLALQSIARDVDIPLREGAQPVLVWNPHPWPVRADVECEFGLSVNLDRVEDDTGQAVPVQRTRPLATTSNPRRLVFPVELPPLGYRLYWLLPAEGLTPAVTGAGRPAGGTPGERVVIENAHLRVEVDPTTGWLRSLLDKGSGADLLAGVDRPHTVVADDPTDTWGHRVVSYAGPGTPFKCQSARIVEQGPVRTVVRIESGYGTSTLVEELILGAEARHLEVRVTLDWHERLKLLKLRFPTALRNPVATYEIPYGHLERPTDGAEEPGQSWVNVTGELPDGRRASLAVLNDAKAAYDVSGPDIGITAVRSPVYAWHEPRRLDPDEPYSYQDQGRQTFRYLLVPHDGDWCAAGVPRLAAELAQPPTATYESFHAGTLPSARSFAHVEDGPIIPTVLKRAEDGPEHVVVRAYDSSGAGGRMTLRLPFLDRDVTVDVAPHEITTLLVPTDPDRPVVAATILEEPVS
- a CDS encoding carbohydrate kinase family protein, with the protein product MSRLVFVGSVNVDTITVVPHVPAPDERLVAETIVSGYGGNSATAAVAAARLGGDVAFIGPIADDEQGERVRADLEREGVDTSGVIPVPAGEGGASVILVDRSTRTRAICTRPMPPFELTPRARELVANAAWVHVDHLGWSPVRGLDTTPRLSVDAGNPIPDFTPRDVDLYVPTTASLQRAYGDLPIAALLDRALADGARVVVATDGAAGAYAAEARGRHVHVPGFEVEVVSTLGAGDVFHGALLVAVDRGLPLAEAVRYANAAAALSCRAIDGRSGIPTRTELEEWLAARS